From the genome of Amycolatopsis granulosa:
ATCGAGCTCATCGACGCGCGCACGTCGCGCATCGCCCTGATCGAATCCCACCTCGGCGGGCTGAACGCACAGCGGGCACGTATCGACGGTTCGCTCAACCTGCGCCGCAGCCGCACCTCCGACGCGGTGATCGACCTGCTCGGCGCGCACATCGACGGTCAGCTGATCCTCAACGGCGCCCAGCTGCGCAACTCACGTGGCCCGGCGCTGCGCGCGAACGGGGTGACCGCGGTGCAGGGCATCTTCCTCGGCACCGATCTGCTCGACGACCGTGAGCCGCAAGCGTTTTCCGCCGAGGGCGTGGTGGACCTGTCGAACGCGTCCAGCGGATGGGGCCTGGACCTGTCCGGCGCGCGCCTGAGCTCGCCGCGGCAGTACGCGCTCCTGGCCGAGCGGGCCTCCCTCACCGGGGAAGCGGTGTTCGAGAACGCCGAAATCGACGGCGCGATCAGCTTGCAGGACGCCCGGATCAGCGGTTCGCTGTTGCTGACCGGCGCCCGGATCACCTGCTTCGGCTGGTCCGCGCTCTACGCGCCGCGGCTGGCGGTCGGCCAGGACGTGCGCGGTAACCCGGTCGTGCGCGGTGGCGTGGAGCTCACGGACGCGCGCATCGACGGCAACCTCGACCTGCGCGGTGCCCGCGTGAAGCAGCGCGGCGGCACGGCGCTCGCGGCGCAGCACCTCATCGTCGGCCGGTCGGTGTTCTGCGCCGACGGCTTTCACGCCACGGGCGTGGTCAACCTGCGGGGCACCAGGGTCGGCGGCTCACTGGACCTCGGCGGGGCGCGGTTCACCAACCCCGGTGGCATCGCGCTGAACGCGAACCGCGTGACAGTGCCGGGCGAGCTGCACGGCGACAAGTCCACCTTCCGGGGCGAGGTCCTGCTGCGCAACGCGCAGGTGGCCACTGTGGACCTCAGCGGAGCGCGCCTGCTCAACCCGGGCGGCTCCGCGCTGTCCGCCGACACCCTCCGGATCGACCGTTGCCTGTTCGGCCTGAACCGGTTCACCGTCCGGGGCAAGATCGTGCTCACCGGCTCGTCGATCCAGGAGATGCAGCTCACCGGCGCGCGGCTGTCGAACCCGGGGGGTGCCGCGGTGGTGGCGCGGGGGCTCACGGTCCACGACGACCTCAAGGCCGACGACCTGATCGCGCGCGGCGCCGTGGAGTTGCCGGACGCCCGGCTGGGTGTGCTGGACCTGACCGGCGCCGAACTCGCCGGGAGCCCCCGGAGCCTGGCGCTCGACCGGGCGCGGATCGGCCGGTTGTCGCTGCGGTTGCGGCGGGCACCGGAGGGCGCCGTCGACCTGGGCAACGCGAGCGCCGAGGTCCTCGACGACGAGCCGCGCACCTGGCCGCGGCACCAGCGGCTCAACGGGTTCACCTACCGCTGGCTGGCCAACGACGACGTGCCGGTCGCCCAGCGCCTGGACTGGCTGGACCGCAACGAGGGCCGGTTCGCGCCGGGCACCTACGACCGGCTCGCCGCCTGCTACCGCGACTCCGGCCGGCTCGAGGACGCCCGCCGCGTCGCGTACGCCAAGCAGCGACGGCGGCGGCGCGAGCTGCACTGGCCGGGCAAGGTGTGGAACACGCTGCTGGAGGTGACGGTGGGTTATGGGTACCGGCCGTGGCTCGCCGGGGTGTGGCTCAGTGCCCTGCTGGCCGTCGGCGCGGTGGTGTTCGGCCTGACCTACCCCGGCGGTTTCGTCGCGAAGGGCGTGGACGTGCCGCGGTTCAACGCCTTCGCCTACGCACTGGACGTGGTCCTGCCGGTGGACCTCGGTCAGCAGACCGGGTGGTTCCCGCAGGGCCTCGCGGTGACCACGAGCTGGGTGCTGCTGGTCGGCGGCTGGATCCTGGCCGCGGCGCTGATCGCGGGCGTCACCAATGCGCTGAAACGGGACTAGCGGGCCAGCACGATCACCACGACGGCCGCGGCGGCGGCGACCAGCAGGAAGAACGCACCGAACGGCACCGGACGGCGGCGCCAGGGTGTGTTCAGGTCCAGTGCGACGCGGCCGGATCCGGTGAACAGCAGCGCGAACGCCACACCCGCGAGCAGCAGCTCGAACTCGAATCCGTTCGGCTCGAAGAACCCGCCGCGCCACTGCGCGTAGACGGCGTTCGCGGTGACGCCGAGCAGCGCGGCGGCGCCGATCTGGGTGAACAGGCCCAGCACCACCAGCAGGGCACCGACGAGCTCGCTGAGACCGGTGATCCACGCCAGCAGCGTCGGCTGGGCGGTGTAGCCCAGCGATTCCAGCATGCGCGCCGTCCCGGCGATGCCCGGGCCCTGGAACAGGCCGAACACCTTCTGCAACCCGTGCGCGCCCATGATCGCGGCGAGCAGCACCCGCAGCACGAGCAGCGCGAAGTCCAGGCCACCGTGGTAGCGGTTGACCGGTGGCGACGGCCGGTCCTCTACGCCGGAGAGCATGCTGGTGCCGCCGTCGTCCGGTGCGGGGTAGTACCCGGACCCGGTGAACGGGTTGCGGGCCGGCGGATCGTCCTGCGGGCTGGTCACCCCGCGCAGGGTAGGACATCGGTTGCGGGGACGCGACCGGTTCCGGGCCCGCCCGCGGCCGTGGCGTGATCAGGCGGCCGGTTCCCGGGCCCCGCCGAGCCGGCCGGCCAGGTCCGCCAGGTCGCCGGTGTGCAGGTCGAACCGGTCCGCGGGGGCGGGCGGATCACCGACCGGGCGGGCGACGTAGGCGGTGCGCAGACCGAGCGCCTGCGCACCGCGCAGGTCCCAGGCGTGGGCGGCGACCATCAGCAGCCGCTCCGGCGGTCGCCCGGACACGGTGACGGCGAGCTGGTAGACCGCCGGGTCCGGTTTGTACGTCCGGGCGTCTTCGGCGGACAGCGCCTGGTGCCAGCGCAGTCCGGCGTGGGCGTTGAGTTCCAGCAGCGCGGTCCGGCTCGCGTTGGAGAGCCCGATCAGCGGGAACCGTTCGGCGAGCCGGGCGAGCCCGGCCACGGTGTCCGGCCACGGCGGGAGCCGGCGAGCCGAACCGGCCAGCGCCGCCACGGCGGCCGGGTCGTCGATCCCGGCGGCGGCCGCGACCAGCTGAGCGGCCTCCCGGTTGAGGACGTCGGTGGTGCGGTAGGGCCGGTCACCGTCGAGGACGCGACGCTGTTCGCGGTCGATGTGCTGCTGCCACATCGAGAGCAGCTGCTCGATCCGGGGCTCGTCCAGCGCCGGGTCGAGCGCACGAATACCGGCGCGGATACCCGCGGATTCGTCGACGAGCGTGCCGAGCACGTCGAAGACGATCGCATCGATGTCCAGCTGGGGCATGGGCGAGGTCTCCGGTAAGGGGTAAAGTCGCTATTAACCGAAAAACGTACGGGAGGCTCGCCGCGGATGCAAGTAGCGCTGGACGAGTACGCCTGGGCGGCGGGAGTCGCGACCGAGCTGGTCAACACCACCGCCGAGGTCTGGCGGGGCGACGACCGCCTGCCCGGCCTGGCCGCACTCGTCGCGTTCGCCGACCGGCACGGCCCGGGGCACGACGACGGCTCCGCAACGCTCGCCGGACTCGCGCGCCGCGGCCGCGAAACCGACCTGCAGGCGGTCCACGCACTACGGACCACCGTGCGCGACCTCATCGATCACCCCGAACGGGACCGCCTCGTCGTCGGCGCCACCGCGCTCACCGCGCCCGCCCAGGGCATCACCCTGGTTCCCGGTCCCGCACACGGCAGCGGCACGCGGTGGGCCGCCTGCCTCCCCGCGGAAGCCACCGTCACCGACGCCCTCTCGGTGATCTGCGGCATCGGCATCCTCGGGGTCGTGCACGTCCTCGGCGCGCAGCGGTTCCGCCAGTGTGGTGCGCCGACCTGCCGGGGAGCCTTCATCGACACCACCCGGCCGGGCCGTCGCCGCTATTGCATGCCCGGCCTGTGCGGCAACCGCACCAACGTGGCCAACCACCGTGCCCGCAGGGCCGCGGCCCGCGGCCCGGAGCAGACCGGCGCCGGCGACGTGTCCGGTCAGGACACTTGACCGCTTGCGCGGGACGCGGAACTCGTTGCCCTCGGGGTCGCGCAGGGTGACCCGGCCGAGCCCGTCGGCGGTGCGGTGGTCCTCGTGCGGTCTAGTATTCCCCGCGCACCAGGTTGTGCGGCAGCTCCCCGCCGGCGTAGCGGGCGATTTCCGCCGCCACCACCGCGTACGAACGGCGCTGGCTGCCCGTCACCGAGCCGGCCACGTGCGGGGTCAGCACCACGTTCGACGCCGTCCACAGTGGATGATCCGCGGGCAGCGGCTCCGGGTCGGTGACGTCGAGCGCGGCGCGCAACCGGCCGGCCCGCAGCTCGGCGAGCAGCGCCGCGGTGTCGACCACGGGTCCGCGAGCCGCGTTG
Proteins encoded in this window:
- a CDS encoding CGNR zinc finger domain-containing protein, translated to MQVALDEYAWAAGVATELVNTTAEVWRGDDRLPGLAALVAFADRHGPGHDDGSATLAGLARRGRETDLQAVHALRTTVRDLIDHPERDRLVVGATALTAPAQGITLVPGPAHGSGTRWAACLPAEATVTDALSVICGIGILGVVHVLGAQRFRQCGAPTCRGAFIDTTRPGRRRYCMPGLCGNRTNVANHRARRAAARGPEQTGAGDVSGQDT
- a CDS encoding haloacid dehalogenase type II, whose translation is MPQLDIDAIVFDVLGTLVDESAGIRAGIRALDPALDEPRIEQLLSMWQQHIDREQRRVLDGDRPYRTTDVLNREAAQLVAAAAGIDDPAAVAALAGSARRLPPWPDTVAGLARLAERFPLIGLSNASRTALLELNAHAGLRWHQALSAEDARTYKPDPAVYQLAVTVSGRPPERLLMVAAHAWDLRGAQALGLRTAYVARPVGDPPAPADRFDLHTGDLADLAGRLGGAREPAA
- a CDS encoding DoxX family membrane protein, which codes for MTSPQDDPPARNPFTGSGYYPAPDDGGTSMLSGVEDRPSPPVNRYHGGLDFALLVLRVLLAAIMGAHGLQKVFGLFQGPGIAGTARMLESLGYTAQPTLLAWITGLSELVGALLVVLGLFTQIGAAALLGVTANAVYAQWRGGFFEPNGFEFELLLAGVAFALLFTGSGRVALDLNTPWRRRPVPFGAFFLLVAAAAAVVVIVLAR